One genomic region from Ornithinimicrobium flavum encodes:
- a CDS encoding DUF3618 domain-containing protein: protein MTTNPDVPRTTDDPEVLRAQIAQTRASLSRDVNALGEAVSPSNVAKRQAEKVTGSVKDAGRSLKEKIMGSDNDPYDTSPGMGMRAQWAAEDAGGAVGDAAASARDAVANAPSTVRRQAQGNPLAAGLIALGAGWLLGSLLPGTEKERELAVTAKEQAQEHGQPLVEEVKAAAQEVVENVRPQAEQAAEELRTTAQEGVDSVKDEASSQTEQVKASAQDSAQSVKETNDRT, encoded by the coding sequence CACCACCGACGACCCCGAGGTGCTGCGCGCCCAGATCGCGCAGACCCGGGCCAGCCTCAGCCGCGACGTCAACGCCCTCGGCGAGGCCGTGAGCCCGTCGAACGTCGCCAAGCGCCAGGCCGAGAAGGTCACCGGCAGCGTCAAGGACGCGGGCCGCTCTCTGAAGGAGAAGATCATGGGCAGCGACAACGACCCCTACGACACCAGCCCCGGTATGGGGATGCGCGCCCAGTGGGCCGCCGAGGACGCCGGGGGCGCCGTCGGCGACGCGGCGGCCTCCGCCCGGGACGCGGTGGCGAACGCCCCGTCGACGGTCCGCCGCCAGGCGCAGGGCAACCCGCTGGCCGCCGGCCTGATCGCCCTGGGCGCCGGCTGGCTCCTGGGCTCCCTGCTGCCCGGCACCGAGAAGGAGCGTGAGCTCGCGGTCACGGCCAAGGAGCAGGCCCAGGAGCACGGTCAGCCCCTGGTCGAGGAGGTGAAGGCCGCCGCGCAGGAGGTCGTCGAGAACGTGAGGCCGCAGGCTGAGCAGGCGGCGGAGGAGCTGAGGACGACCGCCCAGGAGGGGGTCGACAGCGTCAAGGACGAGGCCTCGAGCCAGACCGAGCAGGTCAAGGCCTCGGCGCAGGACTCCGCCCAGTCGGTCAAGGAGACCAACGACCGGACCTGA